A window from Pleuronectes platessa chromosome 6, fPlePla1.1, whole genome shotgun sequence encodes these proteins:
- the rtel1 gene encoding regulator of telomere elongation helicase 1 yields MPTLIVNGVTVNFPFPPYDCQKVYMDKVIECLQTKQNGALESPTGTGKTLCLLCATLAWREHFKDTISARKIAQKMDGEMFPNTPLSSWGSAATDGDTPTYYTDVPKIIYASRTHSQLAQVMNELKNTSYRPKVCVLGSREQLCINQEVMRQESNHVKVHMCRGKVSTRSCVYYNNVDEKSTDKDLLNSILDVEDLVKFGNKQRACPYYLSRSLKQQADIIFMPYNYLLDPKSRRAHNIELNGAVVIFDEAHNVEKTCEESTSFDLSPYDVASAINAVDRLLLEQAKEASHTDAVTENFNVESLNSGLKIDLATVAKIKQILLDLEAAIDSYDVPSDKGITKPGIFIYELLERAHLTYSSKTAVQEALEQISGYLAGQTGIFMNTNGLQKLADIIQLVFCGEPSEKDKQQQMQSNTSHFKVHIHRDTSSHKKNQSSDVWASSSSKKQGNILSYWCFSPGYSMQDLVNQGVRCIILTSGTLSPLSSFTSEMRINFPVCLENGHVIERDQIFVSVIERGPDGVQLSSAFDRRFVPENMASLGKTVANMSRVVPHGLLVFFPSFSLMDKTLEFWRANGHADRIESIKPMFVEPKGKGSFTEAIDGFYNKVRDPASKGGSFFAVCRGKASEGLDFTDNFGRGVIITGLPFPPRMDPRVILKMQYLDEMSRKRAPGLKYLSGQEWYRQQAFRAVNQAVGRVIRHKDDYGAIFLCDHRFKSSEARAQLPSWVRPYVRLYDGFGNVVRDVSQFFRVAQKMRPVVEKKTAAGKCSTECLSDTQSSGFTSCASTQSSHTQKAKELDSHLPSLKRRRLNENIGASGMAKICIEYECEVQESQRRPANLLDALERGDVHDGEDADAAVGEEKANHLSTLSIKHDKRMEDEMRGGKRKIKLVQEQKSGVSEDVCGESRASRAKTFLAEMKRSLSQVNFDRIVQALQTYKKTDNLDVLLTETAVLTEDTNTHSLLPGFYQFVRPHHKKMFDERCVELTGQGCGYKPDHSLSKDEKKVLILQSATSREPAVSLTSSSGTSTCRQLNTEQLNKGGHHLNQQGLREPATACAPKKDVHAAFLADVKKALGAEKSAELFKTINSYKKTDNYEQLVTTVVSLFTERDEDFNLLVRFGMFIRTHHKKQYKEMMDALKGQPV; encoded by the exons ATGCCGACCCTGATTGTGAATGGAGTCACAGTGAATTTCCCCTTCCCTCCATACGACTGTCAGAAGGTCTACATGGACAAAGTGATTGAATGTCTTCAGACG AAGCAGAACGGGGCTCTGGAGAGTCCCACAGGCACTGGTAAAAccttgtgtctgctgtgtgccACATTGGCCTGGAGGGAGCACTTCAAGGACACCATCTCTGCCCGCAAGATAGCACAGAAGATGGACGGGGAGATGTTCCCAAACACACCGCTGTCATCCTGGGGATCGGCTGCCACAGACGGTGACACACCAA CCTACTACACTGATGTCCCAAAGATCATTTACGCGTCCAGGACACATTCTCAGCTGGCACAGGTCATGAATGAGTTAAAGAACACTTCATACAG GCCAAAGGTGTGTGTGCTGGGGTCAAGAGAGCAGCTATGTATCAACCAGGAAGTGATGCGTCAAGAGAGCAACCATGTTAAG GTCCATATGTGCAGAGGAAAAGTCTCCACCAGATCATGTGTCTACTACAATAATGTTGATG aGAAGAGCACTGACAAAGACTTGCTGAACTCTATCCTTGATGTAGAAGACTTGGTCAAATTTGGCAACAAACAGAG GGCCTGTCCTTACTATCTCTCACGTTCCTTAAAGCAGCAAGCAGATATCATTTTTATGCCTTACAATTACCTGCTGGATCCAAAG AGCCGTAGAGCCCACAATATTGAGCTGAATGGAGCTGTGGTCATTTTTGATGAAGCTCATAATGTG GAGAAAACATGCGAAGAGTCCACGTCATTTGACCTGAGTCCCTATGATGTAGCCTCTGCCATTAATGCGGTGGACAGGCTGCTGTTGGAGCAGGCTAAAGAAGCCAGCCACACAGATGCTGTCACTGAAAACTTCAATGTAGAATCCCTCAACTCAG gTTTAAAAATAGATTTGGCCACTGTTGCTAAAATAAAGC AGATTTTATTGGATCTGGAAGCTGCCATTGATTCCTATGATGTTCCAAGTGACAAAGGCATCACTAAACCTGGAAT CTTCATCTATGAGCTGTTAGAGAGAGCTCACCTGACCTACAGCAGCAAGACAGCAGTCCAGGAAGCTCTGGAGCAGATCAGTGGATACTTAGCTGGGC AGACAGGCATATTCATGAACACCAATGGACTGCAGAAGCTGGCTGATATCATACAG CTGGTGTTCTGTGGTGAGCCATCAGAAaaggacaaacagcagcagatgcagTCAAACACCTCTCATTTTAAG GTTCATATTCACAGAGACACCAGCTCTCACAAGAAAAACCAGAGCTCTGATGTCTGGGCGTCATCCTCATCAAAAAAACAAG GCAATATTCTGAGTTACTGGTGCTTCTCTCCTGGCTACAGCATGCAGGATCTAGTGAACCAAGGTGTTCGCTGCATCATTCTGACCAGTGgtaccctctctcctctgtcctcattcaCCTCTGAGATGAGGAT AAATTTCCCAGTGTGTCTGGAGAACGGCCATGTGATTGAGCGggaccagatctttgttagcgTCATTGAACGAGGCCCAGATGGTGTGCAGTTGAGTTCAGCGTTTGACAGAAG GTTTGTTCCTGAAAACATGGCATCTTTAGGCAAAACTGTTG CCAACATGAGCCGTGTGGTTCCTCATGGTCTCCTAGTGTTCTTTCCCTCATTCTCTTTAATGGACAAAACACTGGAATTCTGGAGA GCTAACGGACATGCAGATCGTATTGAGAGCATAAAGCCTATGTTTGTTGAACCTAAAGGAAAGGGCAGCTTTACTGAG GCTATCGATGGATTTTACAACAAAGTCCGTGATCCAGCATCCAAAGGGGGAAGCTTCTTTGCGGTGTGTCGAGGGAAG GCTAGCGAAGGTCTGGATTTTACAGACAACTTTGGTCGAGGTGTCATCATCACAGGCCTTCCCTTCCCTCCAAGGATGGACCCTCGAGTCATCTTGAAGATGCAGTACTTGGATGAGATGAGCCGGAAGAGAGCTCCTGGGCTAAAG TACCTGTCTGGGCAGGAGTGGTACAGACAGCAGGCTTTCAGAGCTGTGAACCAGGCTGTTGGTAGAGTTATTCGCCATAAGGACGACTATGGAGCCATATTCCTTTGCGATCACAG GTTTAAAAGCTCTGAAGCCCGGGCTCAGCTTCCATCATGGGTTAGGCCTTATGTGCGTCTGTATGATGGCTTCGGGAATGTGGTGCGTGACGTCTCTCAATTCTTCAGGGTTGCACAGAAAATG AGGCCTGTAGTAGAAAAGAAGACTGCTGCAGGGAAATGTAGCACAGAGTGTCTATCAGACACTCAGTCCTctggcttcacttcctgcgcATCCACCCAAAGCTCCCACACACAGAAGGCTAAGGAGTTGGACAGCCACCTTCCcagcctgaagaggaggaggctca ATGAAAACATTGGAGCTAGTGGGATGGCCAAAATCTGTATCGAGTATGAGTGTGAGGTGcaggagagtcagaggagacCAGCCAACTTGTTGGACGCTCTGGAACGAGGTGACGTCCACGATGGAGAGGACGCTGATGCTGCCGTGGGAGAGGAGAAG GCAAACCATCTGTCCACCCTCTCTATTAAACATGACAAGAGGATGGAAGATGAAATGCGGGGAGGAAAACGTAAAATCAAATTGGTCCAAGAGCAG AAAAGCGGCGTGTCAGAGGATGTGTGTGGGGAAAGTAGAGCCAGCCGAGCCAAGACGTTTCTGGCAGAGATGAAGAGGTCACTGAGCCAGGTCAACTTCGATCGCATCGTGCAGGCGCTGCAGACCTACAAGAAGACAGACAACCTGGATGTCCTGCTCACTGAGACAGCTGTCTTAACTGAGGACACCAACACTCACAGTCTGCTCCCTG GCTTCTACCAGTTTGTTCGGCCACATCACAAGAAGATGTTCGATGAGAGGTGTGTGGAGCTGACAGGGCAGGGCTGCGGATACAAACCGGACCACTCACTGTCAAAGGATGAGAAGAAGGTGCTGATACTGCAGAGTG CCACAAGCCGTGAGCCTGCTGTGAGTCTAACCTCTTCCAGTGGGACGTCTACCTGCAGGCAGCTTAATACAGAGCAGCTCAACAAAGGGGGACATCACTTAAACCAGCAAGGATTAAGAGAACCTGCGACTG CTTGTGCTCCAAAGAAAGACGTTCACGCTGCTTTTCTGGCTGATGTGAAAAAAGCCCTGGGAGCAGAGAAATCAGCTGAGCTCTTTAAGACCATTAACAGCTACAAGAAGACAGACAACTATGAGCAGTTGGTGACCACAGTGGTGAGCTTATTTacagagagagacgaggactTCAACCTTCTAGTCC GATTTGGCATGTTTATTCGCACCCACCATAAGAAGCAGTACAAAGAGATGATGGATGCTTTGAAAGGTCAGCCAGTGTGA
- the ndufb11 gene encoding NADH dehydrogenase [ubiquinone] 1 beta subcomplex subunit 11, mitochondrial gives MLTRLSRLGPAVPRLFACPPARFVSQSKPSGAAGSPAMTELHPTVDQGGHGEVSQYVKNPDYHGFSSDPVVDEWNMRVAFFFGISLTLVIGSAFIHYLPDHGMRQWARREAERVIQQREQEGLPLIDENYYDPNKIILPSAGEE, from the exons ATGTTGACCCGACTGTCACGGCTCGGCCCCGCTGTACCCCGGTTATTTGCCTGTCCGCCGGCAAGGTTTGTCTCTCAGTCCAAACCGAGCGGTGCCGCCGGTTCTCCCGCTATGACGGAGCTGCACCCCACGGTGGACCAGGGTGGACACGGTGAGGTCAGCCAGTACGTCAAG AATCCAGATTACCATGGCTTCTCCAGTGATCCTGTGGTGGATGAGTGGAACATGAGGGTGGCCTTCTTCTTTGGCATCTCACTGACTCTTGTGATCGGATCAGCATTTATCCACTATTTACCAGACCATGG AATGCGGCAGTGGGCCAGAAGGGAGGCTGAGCGTGTGATCCAGCAGAGAGAACAGGAGGGTCTTCCTCTCATAGATGAGAACTATTACGACCCAAACAAGATCATTCTACCGTCTGCTGGAGAGGAGTAG